The following coding sequences are from one Oscillospiraceae bacterium window:
- a CDS encoding Gfo/Idh/MocA family oxidoreductase has protein sequence MLKVGMIGFGAIAKLHKAAYDALSNNGKNIRLVAVCDTSLEQFTHSTALNISSTTVSTHNFNKYSVLDEMLEKEDPDIIDICVPTPVHCRLACEMLGKSKNVLCEKPMARTYEECQLMLDAKNKSGKQLMIGQCVRFMPHYRYLKTAVCEKTFGEIKSAFFYRLSSPPVWGFKNWLLQPEKSGGCLLDMHIHDLDFSRFLFGEPDQISCSSSGFYADYDLVHSRLVYSRGSSDLSLTVEATGDWSLSPSFPFSSGYRVNAEKATIVCEGTKVTVYPIQGEAFSPELDNSEVFYSEIDYFRSIITSGAENTINPPESAALSVRLAESLRASADAGGTLLKY, from the coding sequence TTGCTTAAAGTAGGAATGATCGGTTTCGGCGCGATTGCAAAACTGCATAAAGCTGCATATGACGCTCTCTCAAATAACGGGAAGAATATCAGGCTTGTCGCCGTATGCGACACAAGCCTGGAGCAGTTTACCCATTCAACTGCTTTGAACATTTCAAGCACAACTGTTTCGACGCATAATTTCAACAAATACTCTGTTCTCGACGAAATGCTGGAAAAAGAAGATCCGGATATCATAGATATATGCGTCCCTACACCCGTTCACTGCCGTCTTGCTTGTGAGATGCTGGGAAAAAGTAAAAATGTCCTCTGTGAAAAACCGATGGCGCGTACATATGAAGAATGTCAGTTAATGCTTGACGCGAAAAACAAAAGCGGCAAACAGCTCATGATCGGCCAGTGCGTGCGTTTTATGCCTCATTACCGTTATTTGAAAACCGCTGTATGCGAAAAGACCTTCGGCGAAATCAAGAGCGCATTTTTCTACCGTCTCAGCAGTCCTCCCGTTTGGGGATTCAAAAACTGGCTTCTTCAGCCCGAAAAGAGCGGTGGATGCCTCTTGGATATGCATATTCACGATCTCGATTTTTCCAGGTTTTTATTCGGGGAGCCGGATCAAATCTCTTGTTCGTCATCCGGATTTTATGCTGATTATGACCTTGTGCATTCACGCCTTGTATACTCCCGCGGTTCATCTGATTTGTCTCTGACTGTTGAAGCCACGGGAGACTGGTCTCTTTCCCCGTCGTTCCCTTTCTCCTCAGGTTACCGCGTCAATGCCGAAAAAGCGACAATAGTCTGTGAAGGCACAAAGGTTACAGTGTATCCCATTCAGGGTGAAGCTTTTTCGCCTGAGCTTGATAATTCTGAGGTGTTTTATTCCGAAATTGACTATTTCCGCAGTATTATAACATCAGGCGCTGAAAATACGATTAACCCACCAGAATCGGCGGCTCTTTCAGTGCGTCTCGCGGAATCGCTCCGCGCTTCCGCCGATGCCGGAGGAACACTTTTGAAATATTAA
- a CDS encoding DUF421 domain-containing protein, with protein sequence MKLYLVPLTTLLSLIILFLISKLIGYRQVSSMSLYDYINSVTIGSLAAQLSIAEGNDIWRNVIAMSLYGIFTLACAILTNKSKKARNIIEGCPIILMDKGVLYKNRMKKAHIDTDELVGALRVLGHFDISKLNSVVLETNGKISALPKAGERPSTPNDLSISVPEESIWTEIISDGKIDAEKMRMCGIDMNRLNKKLSECSKTADEIFLAVCDSFGNICFFPKKYTSEKSAI encoded by the coding sequence ATGAAACTGTATCTGGTACCCTTGACTACGTTATTATCCCTGATAATTCTTTTTTTAATATCAAAGCTGATCGGATACCGCCAGGTATCCTCCATGAGTCTGTATGATTATATAAACAGCGTAACCATTGGCTCTCTCGCGGCTCAGCTTTCTATAGCCGAAGGCAATGATATATGGCGAAATGTCATAGCAATGAGTTTATACGGAATTTTTACTCTCGCCTGTGCGATTCTGACAAACAAAAGCAAAAAGGCCCGCAATATTATTGAAGGTTGTCCGATAATATTAATGGATAAAGGTGTGTTATATAAAAACCGTATGAAGAAAGCACATATTGATACAGACGAGCTCGTCGGAGCACTTCGTGTCCTTGGGCACTTTGATATTTCTAAGCTTAATTCCGTGGTTTTGGAAACCAACGGCAAAATTAGCGCGCTGCCAAAGGCCGGCGAACGCCCGTCGACACCGAACGATCTGTCAATTTCCGTACCGGAAGAATCGATATGGACGGAAATCATTAGCGATGGCAAAATCGACGCCGAAAAAATGCGTATGTGCGGCATTGATATGAATCGGCTTAATAAAAAACTATCCGAATGCTCGAAAACTGCCGATGAGATCTTTTTGGCAGTTTGCGATTCATTCGGAAATATATGCTTTTTCCCTAAAAAGTACACCTCGGAAAAAAGTGCGATATGA
- a CDS encoding HAD family hydrolase: MYQIDIFSVKVVIFDLDGTIAYTLPDLRTAINETLRSFGLPERSLSEVLSAINFGGRRFVESCLPADMRDAEFVDRAYRHYLGVYARCHNDQTSAYNGIPELCRGLNAKGYKLAVFTNKENSFANNIINKLIPDTFDIVLGYNVKNKSGIIIPHKPEPEGAVYICHRLGATPDSAVFIGDSAVDMNTAVNAGMHKIWVSWGYALRNAFPDIVPDFIADKPAEIAELFGIGNNAPKNNRKEAI; encoded by the coding sequence ATGTACCAGATAGATATTTTCTCCGTCAAAGTTGTTATTTTCGATCTTGACGGAACCATTGCATATACCCTTCCCGATCTCCGTACAGCCATAAACGAAACGCTGCGCTCATTCGGGCTTCCGGAGCGATCTCTTTCAGAGGTGTTAAGCGCCATTAATTTCGGCGGCAGACGGTTTGTTGAAAGCTGTCTGCCTGCCGATATGCGCGATGCCGAATTTGTAGACCGCGCATATCGGCATTATCTAGGAGTGTATGCCCGCTGTCACAATGACCAAACATCCGCATACAACGGAATACCGGAGCTGTGCCGCGGTCTTAATGCAAAAGGCTATAAGCTGGCGGTCTTCACAAATAAAGAAAACTCTTTCGCAAACAACATCATCAATAAGCTCATTCCGGATACCTTCGACATTGTCCTCGGATACAACGTCAAAAACAAATCGGGCATTATCATTCCTCATAAGCCAGAGCCGGAAGGAGCCGTTTATATCTGCCACAGACTTGGCGCAACGCCGGATTCCGCCGTTTTCATCGGTGATTCCGCGGTTGATATGAATACAGCCGTAAACGCAGGCATGCACAAAATCTGGGTCAGCTGGGGATACGCCCTGAGAAACGCCTTTCCGGACATAGTTCCCGATTTCATAGCGGATAAGCCCGCCGAAATAGCCGAGCTATTCGGCATAGGTAATAATGCTCCGAAAAACAACCGAAAGGAAGCCATATAA
- a CDS encoding cupin domain-containing protein encodes MPDDIIQIARRIKELREILDIPVDELAGLCDVTPEKYLYLESGKDDFSFTFLYKLAKRFGVDITDLLTGESTRLSLYDVVRRGEGLPIQRREGFSYQNMAFLFKNRIAEPFVVTAPPVKNWESAEVALSTHRGQEFDMIFEGSLKVVIEGHTEILNPGDTIYYDSSHRHGMIAVGDKPCKFLAVVIGNLS; translated from the coding sequence ATGCCAGACGATATAATACAAATTGCCCGCAGGATAAAAGAACTGCGTGAAATACTCGATATACCGGTCGATGAACTCGCCGGCTTATGCGATGTGACACCCGAAAAATATCTGTATCTTGAAAGCGGAAAAGACGATTTCTCTTTTACCTTCTTATACAAGCTTGCGAAGCGTTTCGGCGTAGATATAACCGATCTGCTCACCGGAGAAAGCACCCGTCTTTCACTTTATGACGTCGTGAGAAGAGGAGAAGGTCTGCCAATCCAACGCAGAGAGGGCTTTTCTTATCAGAATATGGCCTTTCTGTTCAAAAATCGCATTGCAGAGCCCTTTGTCGTCACCGCACCTCCCGTTAAAAACTGGGAAAGCGCGGAGGTTGCGCTCTCTACTCACCGCGGCCAGGAATTTGACATGATCTTTGAAGGCAGCCTTAAGGTGGTCATTGAAGGACATACTGAGATTCTCAATCCGGGCGATACGATTTATTACGATTCCTCCCACCGTCACGGAATGATAGCCGTTGGCGACAAGCCATGTAAATTTCTCGCGGTGGTAATCGGAAACTTATCATAA
- a CDS encoding amino acid racemase, producing the protein MRTLGIIGGLGPMASTYFSELLISLADVARDQDHLDTIMVNRPSTPDRTAYILGKSSENPVPVIIGAGKTLKAAGVEAIAIPCVTSHYFYDQICEGIGLPVISMLECVADRLKSSGINRAGIMATTGTVTTGLFQKALARRGIECVVPSEKSQQRVMYVIYDCIKAGKPADMPAFFSVCEELFEAGAGSVILGCTELSVANKSIGLGGRYTDSLEELARSCLIRFGIKTKNRAFD; encoded by the coding sequence ATGAGGACACTCGGCATAATAGGAGGGCTTGGCCCGATGGCAAGCACATATTTTTCCGAGCTTCTCATTTCCCTTGCCGATGTGGCGCGAGATCAGGATCACCTCGACACAATAATGGTGAACCGTCCGTCAACTCCCGACCGCACCGCTTACATACTCGGGAAATCCTCCGAAAACCCCGTGCCTGTGATTATCGGAGCCGGTAAAACACTGAAGGCTGCCGGCGTCGAAGCGATCGCAATACCATGTGTGACAAGTCATTATTTTTATGATCAGATCTGCGAAGGAATAGGGCTTCCGGTTATCAGCATGCTTGAATGCGTTGCTGACCGGCTTAAAAGCTCCGGAATAAACCGGGCGGGCATTATGGCGACAACCGGGACGGTCACTACGGGTTTATTTCAAAAAGCACTGGCGCGGCGCGGAATCGAATGTGTGGTTCCGTCGGAAAAGAGCCAACAGAGAGTTATGTATGTGATATATGACTGCATCAAAGCCGGAAAGCCCGCTGATATGCCCGCGTTCTTTTCGGTATGCGAAGAATTGTTTGAGGCCGGAGCCGGCAGTGTTATTCTTGGTTGTACGGAGCTGTCAGTTGCCAATAAATCAATTGGGCTGGGAGGCAGATATACCGACTCGCTCGAAGAACTTGCGCGCAGCTGCCTTATTCGGTTCGGAATAAAAACGAAAAACAGAGCATTTGATTAA
- a CDS encoding SDR family oxidoreductase, giving the protein MSVPFKIDLSGKSAAITGGGGVLCSCFAKALAECGANIAVLDLKLEAAQKTVDEIIAAGGKAIAVSANVLQKESLEAAKKTIDNAFGGIDILINGAGGNNPKGTTSMEYYDPSDANNDLKEVITFFDLDPDGIRFVFDLNYIGTLLPTQVFAKDMIKRDGPVIINVSSMNAFRPLTKIPAYSAAKAAISNFTQWLAVHFAKSGIRVNAIAPGFFSTAQNKALLFNTDGTPTARTEKILAHTPMGRFGEPEDLIGALLWLCDNKASGFVTGTVIPVDGGFSAYSGV; this is encoded by the coding sequence ATGAGTGTACCATTTAAAATTGATCTTTCAGGAAAATCCGCTGCTATAACCGGAGGCGGCGGAGTTTTATGCTCCTGCTTTGCGAAGGCGCTTGCCGAATGCGGCGCCAACATCGCCGTCCTTGACTTAAAGCTGGAGGCTGCGCAGAAAACCGTCGACGAAATCATCGCCGCCGGAGGAAAAGCAATCGCAGTTTCCGCCAACGTTTTACAAAAAGAAAGCCTTGAAGCCGCGAAGAAGACTATCGACAACGCATTCGGCGGCATAGATATCCTCATCAACGGCGCGGGCGGAAATAACCCCAAGGGCACCACCAGCATGGAGTATTACGATCCCTCCGATGCAAACAACGACCTCAAGGAAGTTATCACTTTCTTTGATCTCGATCCGGACGGAATCCGCTTTGTTTTTGACCTTAATTATATAGGCACGCTTTTGCCGACTCAGGTATTCGCAAAGGATATGATCAAGCGCGACGGTCCCGTCATTATAAACGTTTCTTCCATGAACGCATTCCGTCCGCTTACAAAAATTCCCGCTTATTCCGCCGCGAAGGCCGCCATCTCCAACTTCACTCAATGGCTCGCCGTCCACTTTGCAAAATCCGGCATCCGCGTAAACGCTATCGCTCCCGGCTTCTTCTCGACCGCGCAAAACAAAGCGCTTCTCTTCAACACAGACGGAACGCCCACCGCAAGAACCGAAAAAATTCTTGCCCACACTCCTATGGGACGTTTCGGCGAACCCGAAGATCTCATAGGCGCTCTCCTCTGGCTCTGTGACAACAAAGCAAGCGGCTTCGTGACCGGAACCGTCATCCCGGTGGACGGCGGCTTTTCCGCATATTCCGGAGTCTGA